One window of the Nocardia huaxiensis genome contains the following:
- a CDS encoding DUF2461 domain-containing protein, which translates to MAQFTGFPLTGLDFYEDLEADNSKSFWNANKKVWEESVRDPLLALVAELEPDFGPAKIFRPYRDVRFSKDKSPYKTHQGAVVHTTQTSGWYVHISAAGLFVAGGLYAASPAQLAALRTAIDDDVRGAELEAILARLESAGYQIGGDKLATKPKGYSIDHPRIDLLRHKSLTAGKEFGAPDWLTTPRAATEVRAAWEELRGLQEFLAAVTDQK; encoded by the coding sequence ATGGCGCAGTTCACCGGGTTCCCCCTGACCGGGCTCGACTTCTACGAGGATTTGGAAGCCGACAACAGCAAATCCTTCTGGAACGCGAACAAGAAGGTGTGGGAGGAGTCCGTCCGCGACCCCCTGCTGGCCCTGGTCGCCGAACTCGAACCGGATTTCGGACCCGCCAAGATCTTCCGGCCGTACCGGGACGTGCGCTTCTCGAAAGACAAGTCCCCCTACAAGACTCACCAGGGCGCGGTCGTGCACACCACCCAGACCTCCGGCTGGTACGTGCACATCAGCGCGGCGGGGCTGTTCGTCGCCGGCGGCCTCTACGCCGCGTCCCCCGCACAACTGGCGGCCCTGCGCACCGCCATCGACGACGACGTCCGCGGCGCGGAACTGGAAGCCATCCTCGCCCGGCTCGAATCGGCCGGATACCAGATCGGCGGCGACAAACTCGCCACCAAACCCAAGGGCTACTCGATCGACCACCCCCGCATCGACCTGCTCCGCCACAAATCCCTCACCGCCGGAAAGGAATTCGGCGCACCGGACTGGCTGACCACCCCGCGCGCCGCCACCGAGGTCCGCGCAGCCTGGGAAGAACTGCGCGGACTCCAGGAATTCCTGGCGGCGGTCACCGACCAGAAGTAG
- a CDS encoding RDD family protein has protein sequence MGQDRSLRFASWPARVGAGAIDLIFAVTVIVIALACMRWAVDALKPELGDPYPGKPGYVVGYAGQISLTKRLILILLVPTILVIVTAIGWNVAFRQGRRGQSLGKQALGLWLVGLESGQPVGVGRALLRQIAHAADAIPCYLGYLWPLWDERRQTFADKIAATGVVVAAPWASANSAEAQDDPTPRAQMRARMRESRGPRSS, from the coding sequence ATGGGTCAGGATCGGAGTCTTCGGTTCGCCTCGTGGCCGGCGCGCGTGGGCGCGGGTGCGATCGATCTGATATTCGCGGTGACGGTCATCGTGATCGCCCTGGCGTGTATGCGGTGGGCCGTCGATGCCTTGAAACCCGAACTGGGAGACCCCTACCCGGGGAAACCGGGCTACGTGGTCGGGTACGCGGGTCAGATCAGCCTCACCAAGAGGCTGATCCTGATTCTGCTGGTGCCCACGATCCTGGTCATCGTCACCGCGATCGGGTGGAACGTTGCGTTCCGGCAGGGTCGCCGGGGACAGTCGCTGGGTAAACAAGCCCTGGGATTGTGGCTGGTCGGCCTCGAGAGTGGACAGCCGGTGGGTGTGGGGCGGGCGCTGCTTCGGCAGATCGCGCACGCTGCCGATGCGATCCCGTGCTACCTGGGATATCTGTGGCCCCTGTGGGATGAACGCCGGCAAACCTTCGCGGACAAGATCGCTGCTACCGGCGTGGTCGTGGCCGCTCCCTGGGCATCGGCGAATTCGGCTGAGGCGCAAGACGATCCCACCCCTCGTGCACAGATGCGGGCGCGGATGCGAGAGTCCCGCGGACCACGGTCATCCTGA